Proteins encoded in a region of the Drosophila gunungcola strain Sukarami chromosome 3L unlocalized genomic scaffold, Dgunungcola_SK_2 000005F, whole genome shotgun sequence genome:
- the LOC128259196 gene encoding uncharacterized protein LOC128259196 — protein sequence MGKKKVATEDLVVPPQDTRICGTICICQMTLVLSSVALVYLTVAIYMPSTRAFKSGIDPTPVMCTTTRAVNKDNCEWGSCGEWCLSKTSGACIQIYVNLRSNGSNLIFQNCTNSANKTCYGIDQDRADKARCINDECKNLTGTFNCTAGQCLNITDAFECVFHNSDAPVKCSGRRGKINCMDISGLYSCSRGTCRKIRTPYNCDRRCVDIPTRNKNVVVLSGDKVYLSQCQNAINAETLEEVWNESNDNVAMTSCYFIRHTSDQVDAVDCINGSTLEHNMLSDLTNFTYLSHLHVSVATPVPQIAPPDVDLTISNESKLMINLEGCVNTLMDECKEFLKDFGRDGSDHNARARFPCFYSPGKKDVVVARFDLEVTYRQFVFASVVPSVLFVVSCSILIMCQTTVYVGDDAKMRFKGCVDTETVLNKSNVGAPTNGDMGGGGGDEVMAL from the coding sequence ATGGGCAAAAAGAAGGTGGCCACCGAGGACTTGGTTGTCCCGCCGCAGGACACTCGGATATGCGGCACCATATGCATTTGCCAGATGACATTGGTGCTGAGTTCGGTGGCCCTCGTCTATCTCACCGTGGCCATATACATGCCATCCACGAGGGCCTTCAAGAGTGGCATCGATCCCACGCCGGTGATGTGCACCACCACCAGGGCGGTCAACAAGGACAACTGCGAGTGGGGCAGCTGTGGCGAGTGGTGCCTGAGTAAAACCTCTGGCGCCTGCATCCAGATCTACGTCAATCTTCGCAGCAATGGCAGCAATTTGATATTCCAGAACTGCACCAATTCGGCCAATAAAACGTGCTATGGCATCGATCAGGATCGGGCGGACAAGGCTCGTTGCATCAACGATGAGTGCAAGAATCTCACCGGCACCTTCAACTGCACCGCCGGCCAGTGTCTGAACATCACGGATGCCTTTGAGTGCGTCTTCCACAACAGCGATGCACCGGTCAAGTGTTCCGGACGACGGGGCAAGATCAACTGCATGGACATTAGTGGTCTGTACTCGTGCAGCAGGGGAACGTGCCGCAAAATCAGGACTCCCTACAACTGCGACCGGCGGTGTGTGGACATACCCACCCGGAACAAGAATGTGGTGGTGCTCAGTGGGGACAAGGTCTATCTATCGCAGTGCCAGAATGCCATTAATGCCGAGACACTGGAGGAGGTGTGGAACGAATCGAATGATAATGTGGCCATGACCTCGTGCTATTTCATACGGCACACCTCGGATCAGGTGGATGCGGTGGACTGCATCAATGGTTCCACCCTGGAGCACAACATGCTCAGCGATCTGACCAACTTCACATATCTCAGCCACCTGCACGTTTCGGTGGCCACGCCAGTGCCGCAGATAGCACCACCCGATGTCGATCTGACCATCTCGAATGAGTCCAAGCTGATGATCAACCTGGAGGGTTGTGTGAACACACTGATGGACGAGTGCAAGGAGTTTCTGAAGGACTTTGGACGAGATGGCAGTGACCACAATGCCAGGGCACGATTTCCCTGCTTCTATTCGCCCGGGAAAAAGGATGTGGTGGTGGCACGCTTCGACCTGGAGGTCACCTATCGCCAGTTTGTGTTCGCCTCGGTGGTGCCATCGGTCCTGTTCGTGGTCTCCTGTTCCATCCTGATCATGTGCCAGACCACCGTCTATGTGGGCGATGATGCCAA